Proteins from a single region of Neodiprion virginianus isolate iyNeoVirg1 chromosome 4, iyNeoVirg1.1, whole genome shotgun sequence:
- the LOC124304076 gene encoding RNA-binding protein 27 isoform X1, giving the protein MIIENPDQFKAWLTAVLEPLCDADPAALAKYVYALVKKDKTLEELRGGMVEQLDVFLQQETKNFVELLFKTLETQEYVLPPPKGAPEGGGTPPSINPPPPVEKQVEIIIPPPPPTGSPPQPAQVNGATPAIVIKRETRKSDSEKDVQEKEKRSRSRSGRIRSRTRSRSRSWERDRRRSRSREHIRRDRERDRSRPWRNKSPPPNTRRHDRRRTRSRSTSPLRSRIRDGPDTRDHRARFRNRSPTPLRSRSRSRSTDRKKVDRSERNEAARVERGDGSPGGGTPTQDSNHGDVDMRLSTTSQSIQSVVAVGANPPNSQSGTLQPKRRCRDFDEKGYCMRGDLCPYDHGTDPVVLEDVALSRVLNFGPHGPQAPGTVPVSSVPEPPPGPNGNAPPPHLPLASLPPPHLRNQHHSNMVAFAEYNPDAPSMEPRMPWGRHPPPGPGIYGRGQRELISVPVIPHSNPSEMPHTPNNPLKRKQAFDFNRLGPKQRVVHNPANCSLELKKVPRSLNNITQLNNHFSRFGKIVNIQVNFGGDPEAALVTFQIPSEAKAAYRSTEAVLNNRFIKVFWHNNVNNNSTSGAIENVPPGEKNGSRPSVKERLGATINQPIKTEENEYVPTRRATEEPVTPTVIPVSPKAPPIPSREDKVLAIKKSQEMLAAKETLKKKQEEKRKEAIKLTADLRKRKQELLDKQLVEIRSLIERAEKNPDQKDAIMVTIKTMQQSIDSLRKDLATNGQVGANKSQIKTREQTQKEILDAELDLMTAQQEGQDSGELQKRLNDLKAQAAALGLNAGLGVGRGARPTKVTRGSHVLSYRGRGRGSFAHVSVDHRPTSLLISGYESEEKEEVLAHFQQYGEIVNQMVDDATPSIVINFKSRKEAEVALVKGRTFQDRLLSVTWVTGHHLHRGGGGNANSNIPQPARSEQAPATADEELELEVRILSNLNISDDNGAAEALLLEENEEEEDEDGEPRSWRR; this is encoded by the exons ATGATCATAGAGAACCCTGATCAGTTTAAGGCGTGGCTCACTGCTGTCCTGGAGCCGCT ATGCGATGCAGATCCTGCTGCCCTGGCAAAGTATGTCTATGCTCTAGTCAAGAAAGACAAAACACTGGAAGAGTTGCGTGGCGGCATGGTTGAACAGTTGGATGTATTTTTACAACAAG AAACAAAGAATTTCGTTGAACTTTTATTCAAAACCTTGGAGACACAAGAGTACGTATTACCTCCCCCAAAAGGAGCACCTGAGGGTGGTGGAACACCACCTAGTATAAACCCACCACCTCCTGTTGAAAAGCAAGTCGAGATTATTATTCCCCCGCCTCCACCTACTGGTAGCCCTCCACAACCGGCTCAAGTGAATGGAGCTACCCCTGCAATAGTAATTAAAAGAGAAACTAGAAAATCTGACTCTGAGAAAGATGTACAAGAAAAAGAGAAGCGATCGCGAAGCAG AAGCGGAAGGATAAGATCAAGAACAAGATCGCGGTCACGGTCCTGGGAACGAGACCGAAGGCGATCTAGGAGCCGAGAACACATCCGCCGAGACAGAGAGCGTGACAGAAGCCGTCCTTGGAGAAACAAATCACCACCTCCTAACACCAGGAGGCACGATAGGag GCGCACAAGAAGCCGCAGTACATCACCATTACGTTCACGTATTCGCGATGGTCCTGACACTCGTGATCATAGAGCTCGGTTCCGAAACAGATCTCCTACACCTCTTAGATCTCGATCTAGATCACGGTCTACAGATCGTAAGAAAGTCGATAGATCTGAAAGAAATGAAGCTGCACGAGTAGAGAGAGGGGATGGAAGTCCTGGTGGTGGAACTCCAACACAAGACAGTAATCACGGAGATGTAGACATGAGACTTTCTACCACCAGTCAATCTATCCAAAGTGTTGTAGCTGTAGGTGCTAATCCACCAAATAGTCAATCTGGTACTCTTCAACCCAAGAGACGGTGTAGAGATTTCGATG AGAAGGGATACTGCATGAGAGGAGATCTCTGTCCGTATGATCATGGTACTGACCCAGTAGTTTTGGAGGACGTTGCTTTGAGTCGTGTATTAAATTTTGGGCCTCACGGACCTCAAGCCCCAGGCACGGTACCTGTTTCCTCTGTACCTGAACCTCCTCCAGGACCAAATGGCAATGCTCCACCTCCCCACTTACCGCTTGCCAGTCTACCGCCACCGCATCTGCGAAATCAGCATCATTCTAATATGG TTGCATTTGCAGAATATAATCCAGATGCTCCAAGTATGGAACCCCGCATGCCATGGGGTCGACATCCGCCACCAGGTCCAGGAATATATGGCCGTGGACAGCGTGAACTTATCAGTGTACCTGTCATACCGCATTCAAATCCGAGTGAGATGCCACATACACCAAATAATCCATTAAAGCGTAAGCAGGCGTTTGACTTCAATCGCCTTGGACCGAAACAACGAGTTGTACATAATCCAGCTAATTGTTCtcttgaattgaaaaaagttccACGCAGTTTGAATAACATTACTCAGTTAAATAATCACTTTTCACGTTtcggaaaaattgttaatataCAAGTAAATTTCGGTGGTGACCCTGAGGCGGCATTAGTCACCTTCCAGATACCATCTGAAGCAAAAGCTGCCTATCGAAGTACAGAAGCAGTTTTGAATAATAGATTTATCAAGGTCTTTTGGCACAACAATGTTAACAATAATTCAACTAGTGGAGCCATTGAAAACGTACCTCCAGGTGAGAAAAACG GAAGTCGTCCATCTGTTAAAGAGAGGCTAGGCGCTACAATTAACCAACCGATaaaaactgaagaaaatgaatatgTTCCCACTCGTCGTGCAACAGAAGAGCCAGTGACGCCAACTGTGATACCTGTGTCACCAAAAGCACCTCCCATACCATCTAGAGAAGACAAAGTATTGGctataaaaaaatctcaagaaATGTTAGCGGCCAAGGAAacgttaaaaaagaaacaggagGAAAAACGGAAGGAAGCTATAAAACTGACTGCAGATCTGCGCAAGAGAAAGCAGGAATTACTTGATAAACAACTTGTTGAAATTCGATCTTTAATAGAACGAGCTGAGAAGAATCCAGACCAAAAAGATGCAATTATGGTAACGATCAAAACTATGCAGCAATCCATTGACAGCTTACGGAAAGATTTGGCCACCAATGGTCAAGTGGGAGCGAATAAGTCTCAAATAAAAACCAGGGAACAAACTCAAAAAGAAATATTAGATGCTGAATTGGATCTAATGACTGCTCAACAAGAGGGTCAAGATTCAGGTGAATTACAAAAGAGATTAAATGATTTGAAAGCACAGGCTGCAGCATTAGGGTTGAATGCAGGACTTGGTGTGGGAAGAGGCGCTAGGCCAACGAAGGTGACACGAGGAAGTCACGTTTTATCTTATCGGGGGAGAGGACGAGGTAGTTTTGCTCATGTTTCTGTCGACCATAGACCAACAAGCCTCCTCATTTCTGGATATGAAAGtgaggagaaggaggaagttTTAGCGCATTTTCAA CAATATGGTGAAATAGTTAATCAAATGGTGGATGATGCTACACCTTCCATCGtcatcaatttcaaatcaagAAAAGAGGCAGAAGTAGCACTGGTAAAGGGACGCACGTTTCAGGACAGATTATTGTCTGTGACCTGGGTAACCGGACACCACCTACATCGCGGAGGTGGAGGAAATGCCAATAGCAATATACCCCAACCAGCTCGTTCAGAACAAGCCCCAGCAACAGCGGATGAGGAACTTGAATTAGAAGTGCGTATTTTGTCGAATCTGAACATTTCCGATGACAAT GGAGCTGCAGAAGCTTTACTTCTGGAGGAAaacgaagaggaggaagacGAGGATGGAGAGCCTCGCAGTTGGAGACGATAG
- the LOC124304076 gene encoding RNA-binding protein 27 isoform X5: MIIENPDQFKAWLTAVLEPLCDADPAALAKYVYALVKKDKTLEELRGGMVEQLDVFLQQETKNFVELLFKTLETQEYVLPPPKGAPEGGGTPPSINPPPPVEKQVEIIIPPPPPTGSPPQPAQVNGATPAIVIKRETRKSDSEKDVQEKEKRSRSRSGRIRSRTRSRSRSWERDRRRSRSREHIRRDRERDRSRPWRNKSPPPNTRRHDRRRTRSRSTSPLRSRIRDGPDTRDHRARFRNRSPTPLRSRSRSRSTDRKKVDRSERNEAARVERGDGSPGGGTPTQDSNHGDVDMRLSTTSQSIQSVVAVGANPPNSQSGTLQPKRRCRDFDEKGYCMRGDLCPYDHGTDPVVLEDVALSRVLNFGPHGPQAPGTVPVSSVPEPPPGPNGNAPPPHLPLASLPPPHLRNQHHSNMVAFAEYNPDAPSMEPRMPWGRHPPPGPGIYGRGQRELISVPVIPHSNPSEMPHTPNNPLKRKQAFDFNRLGPKQRVVHNPANCSLELKKVPRSLNNITQLNNHFSRFGKIVNIQVNFGGDPEAALVTFQIPSEAKAAYRSTEAVLNNRFIKVFWHNNVNNNSTSGAIENVPPGEKNGSRPSVKERLGATINQPIKTEENEYVPTRRATEEPVTPTVIPVSPKAPPIPSREDKVLAIKKSQEMLAAKETLKKKQEEKRKEAIKLTADLRKRKQELLDKQLVEIRSLIERAEKNPDQKDAIMVTIKTMQQSIDSLRKDLATNGQVGANKSQIKTREQTQKEILDAELDLMTAQQEGQDSGELQKRLNDLKAQAAALGLNAGLGVGRGARPTKVTRGSHVLSYRGRGRGSFAHVSVDHRPTSLLISGYESEEKEEVLAHFQQYGEIVNQMVDDATPSIVINFKSRKEAEVALVKGRTFQDRLLSVTWVTGHHLHRGGGGNANSNIPQPARSEQAPATADEELELEGAAEALLLEENEEEEDEDGEPRSWRR, translated from the exons ATGATCATAGAGAACCCTGATCAGTTTAAGGCGTGGCTCACTGCTGTCCTGGAGCCGCT ATGCGATGCAGATCCTGCTGCCCTGGCAAAGTATGTCTATGCTCTAGTCAAGAAAGACAAAACACTGGAAGAGTTGCGTGGCGGCATGGTTGAACAGTTGGATGTATTTTTACAACAAG AAACAAAGAATTTCGTTGAACTTTTATTCAAAACCTTGGAGACACAAGAGTACGTATTACCTCCCCCAAAAGGAGCACCTGAGGGTGGTGGAACACCACCTAGTATAAACCCACCACCTCCTGTTGAAAAGCAAGTCGAGATTATTATTCCCCCGCCTCCACCTACTGGTAGCCCTCCACAACCGGCTCAAGTGAATGGAGCTACCCCTGCAATAGTAATTAAAAGAGAAACTAGAAAATCTGACTCTGAGAAAGATGTACAAGAAAAAGAGAAGCGATCGCGAAGCAG AAGCGGAAGGATAAGATCAAGAACAAGATCGCGGTCACGGTCCTGGGAACGAGACCGAAGGCGATCTAGGAGCCGAGAACACATCCGCCGAGACAGAGAGCGTGACAGAAGCCGTCCTTGGAGAAACAAATCACCACCTCCTAACACCAGGAGGCACGATAGGag GCGCACAAGAAGCCGCAGTACATCACCATTACGTTCACGTATTCGCGATGGTCCTGACACTCGTGATCATAGAGCTCGGTTCCGAAACAGATCTCCTACACCTCTTAGATCTCGATCTAGATCACGGTCTACAGATCGTAAGAAAGTCGATAGATCTGAAAGAAATGAAGCTGCACGAGTAGAGAGAGGGGATGGAAGTCCTGGTGGTGGAACTCCAACACAAGACAGTAATCACGGAGATGTAGACATGAGACTTTCTACCACCAGTCAATCTATCCAAAGTGTTGTAGCTGTAGGTGCTAATCCACCAAATAGTCAATCTGGTACTCTTCAACCCAAGAGACGGTGTAGAGATTTCGATG AGAAGGGATACTGCATGAGAGGAGATCTCTGTCCGTATGATCATGGTACTGACCCAGTAGTTTTGGAGGACGTTGCTTTGAGTCGTGTATTAAATTTTGGGCCTCACGGACCTCAAGCCCCAGGCACGGTACCTGTTTCCTCTGTACCTGAACCTCCTCCAGGACCAAATGGCAATGCTCCACCTCCCCACTTACCGCTTGCCAGTCTACCGCCACCGCATCTGCGAAATCAGCATCATTCTAATATGG TTGCATTTGCAGAATATAATCCAGATGCTCCAAGTATGGAACCCCGCATGCCATGGGGTCGACATCCGCCACCAGGTCCAGGAATATATGGCCGTGGACAGCGTGAACTTATCAGTGTACCTGTCATACCGCATTCAAATCCGAGTGAGATGCCACATACACCAAATAATCCATTAAAGCGTAAGCAGGCGTTTGACTTCAATCGCCTTGGACCGAAACAACGAGTTGTACATAATCCAGCTAATTGTTCtcttgaattgaaaaaagttccACGCAGTTTGAATAACATTACTCAGTTAAATAATCACTTTTCACGTTtcggaaaaattgttaatataCAAGTAAATTTCGGTGGTGACCCTGAGGCGGCATTAGTCACCTTCCAGATACCATCTGAAGCAAAAGCTGCCTATCGAAGTACAGAAGCAGTTTTGAATAATAGATTTATCAAGGTCTTTTGGCACAACAATGTTAACAATAATTCAACTAGTGGAGCCATTGAAAACGTACCTCCAGGTGAGAAAAACG GAAGTCGTCCATCTGTTAAAGAGAGGCTAGGCGCTACAATTAACCAACCGATaaaaactgaagaaaatgaatatgTTCCCACTCGTCGTGCAACAGAAGAGCCAGTGACGCCAACTGTGATACCTGTGTCACCAAAAGCACCTCCCATACCATCTAGAGAAGACAAAGTATTGGctataaaaaaatctcaagaaATGTTAGCGGCCAAGGAAacgttaaaaaagaaacaggagGAAAAACGGAAGGAAGCTATAAAACTGACTGCAGATCTGCGCAAGAGAAAGCAGGAATTACTTGATAAACAACTTGTTGAAATTCGATCTTTAATAGAACGAGCTGAGAAGAATCCAGACCAAAAAGATGCAATTATGGTAACGATCAAAACTATGCAGCAATCCATTGACAGCTTACGGAAAGATTTGGCCACCAATGGTCAAGTGGGAGCGAATAAGTCTCAAATAAAAACCAGGGAACAAACTCAAAAAGAAATATTAGATGCTGAATTGGATCTAATGACTGCTCAACAAGAGGGTCAAGATTCAGGTGAATTACAAAAGAGATTAAATGATTTGAAAGCACAGGCTGCAGCATTAGGGTTGAATGCAGGACTTGGTGTGGGAAGAGGCGCTAGGCCAACGAAGGTGACACGAGGAAGTCACGTTTTATCTTATCGGGGGAGAGGACGAGGTAGTTTTGCTCATGTTTCTGTCGACCATAGACCAACAAGCCTCCTCATTTCTGGATATGAAAGtgaggagaaggaggaagttTTAGCGCATTTTCAA CAATATGGTGAAATAGTTAATCAAATGGTGGATGATGCTACACCTTCCATCGtcatcaatttcaaatcaagAAAAGAGGCAGAAGTAGCACTGGTAAAGGGACGCACGTTTCAGGACAGATTATTGTCTGTGACCTGGGTAACCGGACACCACCTACATCGCGGAGGTGGAGGAAATGCCAATAGCAATATACCCCAACCAGCTCGTTCAGAACAAGCCCCAGCAACAGCGGATGAGGAACTTGAATTAGAA GGAGCTGCAGAAGCTTTACTTCTGGAGGAAaacgaagaggaggaagacGAGGATGGAGAGCCTCGCAGTTGGAGACGATAG
- the LOC124304076 gene encoding RNA-binding protein 27 isoform X6: protein MIIENPDQFKAWLTAVLEPLCDADPAALAKYVYALVKKDKTLEELRGGMVEQLDVFLQQETKNFVELLFKTLETQEYVLPPPKGAPEGGGTPPSINPPPPVEKQVEIIIPPPPPTGSPPQPAQVNGATPAIVIKRETRKSDSEKDVQEKEKRSRSRSGRIRSRTRSRSRSWERDRRRSRSREHIRRDRERDRSRPWRNKSPPPNTRRHDRRRTRSRSTSPLRSRIRDGPDTRDHRARFRNRSPTPLRSRSRSRSTDRKKVDRSERNEAARVERGDGSPGGGTPTQDSNHGDVDMRLSTTSQSIQSVVAVGANPPNSQSGTLQPKRRCRDFDEKGYCMRGDLCPYDHGTDPVVLEDVALSRVLNFGPHGPQAPGTVPVSSVPEPPPGPNGNAPPPHLPLASLPPPHLRNQHHSNMVAFAEYNPDAPSMEPRMPWGRHPPPGPGIYGRGQRELISVPVIPHSNPSEMPHTPNNPLKRKQAFDFNRLGPKQRVVHNPANCSLELKKVPRSLNNITQLNNHFSRFGKIVNIQVNFGGDPEAALVTFQIPSEAKAAYRSTEAVLNNRFIKVFWHNNVNNNSTSGAIENVPPGSRPSVKERLGATINQPIKTEENEYVPTRRATEEPVTPTVIPVSPKAPPIPSREDKVLAIKKSQEMLAAKETLKKKQEEKRKEAIKLTADLRKRKQELLDKQLVEIRSLIERAEKNPDQKDAIMVTIKTMQQSIDSLRKDLATNGQVGANKSQIKTREQTQKEILDAELDLMTAQQEGQDSGELQKRLNDLKAQAAALGLNAGLGVGRGARPTKVTRGSHVLSYRGRGRGSFAHVSVDHRPTSLLISGYESEEKEEVLAHFQQYGEIVNQMVDDATPSIVINFKSRKEAEVALVKGRTFQDRLLSVTWVTGHHLHRGGGGNANSNIPQPARSEQAPATADEELELEGAAEALLLEENEEEEDEDGEPRSWRR, encoded by the exons ATGATCATAGAGAACCCTGATCAGTTTAAGGCGTGGCTCACTGCTGTCCTGGAGCCGCT ATGCGATGCAGATCCTGCTGCCCTGGCAAAGTATGTCTATGCTCTAGTCAAGAAAGACAAAACACTGGAAGAGTTGCGTGGCGGCATGGTTGAACAGTTGGATGTATTTTTACAACAAG AAACAAAGAATTTCGTTGAACTTTTATTCAAAACCTTGGAGACACAAGAGTACGTATTACCTCCCCCAAAAGGAGCACCTGAGGGTGGTGGAACACCACCTAGTATAAACCCACCACCTCCTGTTGAAAAGCAAGTCGAGATTATTATTCCCCCGCCTCCACCTACTGGTAGCCCTCCACAACCGGCTCAAGTGAATGGAGCTACCCCTGCAATAGTAATTAAAAGAGAAACTAGAAAATCTGACTCTGAGAAAGATGTACAAGAAAAAGAGAAGCGATCGCGAAGCAG AAGCGGAAGGATAAGATCAAGAACAAGATCGCGGTCACGGTCCTGGGAACGAGACCGAAGGCGATCTAGGAGCCGAGAACACATCCGCCGAGACAGAGAGCGTGACAGAAGCCGTCCTTGGAGAAACAAATCACCACCTCCTAACACCAGGAGGCACGATAGGag GCGCACAAGAAGCCGCAGTACATCACCATTACGTTCACGTATTCGCGATGGTCCTGACACTCGTGATCATAGAGCTCGGTTCCGAAACAGATCTCCTACACCTCTTAGATCTCGATCTAGATCACGGTCTACAGATCGTAAGAAAGTCGATAGATCTGAAAGAAATGAAGCTGCACGAGTAGAGAGAGGGGATGGAAGTCCTGGTGGTGGAACTCCAACACAAGACAGTAATCACGGAGATGTAGACATGAGACTTTCTACCACCAGTCAATCTATCCAAAGTGTTGTAGCTGTAGGTGCTAATCCACCAAATAGTCAATCTGGTACTCTTCAACCCAAGAGACGGTGTAGAGATTTCGATG AGAAGGGATACTGCATGAGAGGAGATCTCTGTCCGTATGATCATGGTACTGACCCAGTAGTTTTGGAGGACGTTGCTTTGAGTCGTGTATTAAATTTTGGGCCTCACGGACCTCAAGCCCCAGGCACGGTACCTGTTTCCTCTGTACCTGAACCTCCTCCAGGACCAAATGGCAATGCTCCACCTCCCCACTTACCGCTTGCCAGTCTACCGCCACCGCATCTGCGAAATCAGCATCATTCTAATATGG TTGCATTTGCAGAATATAATCCAGATGCTCCAAGTATGGAACCCCGCATGCCATGGGGTCGACATCCGCCACCAGGTCCAGGAATATATGGCCGTGGACAGCGTGAACTTATCAGTGTACCTGTCATACCGCATTCAAATCCGAGTGAGATGCCACATACACCAAATAATCCATTAAAGCGTAAGCAGGCGTTTGACTTCAATCGCCTTGGACCGAAACAACGAGTTGTACATAATCCAGCTAATTGTTCtcttgaattgaaaaaagttccACGCAGTTTGAATAACATTACTCAGTTAAATAATCACTTTTCACGTTtcggaaaaattgttaatataCAAGTAAATTTCGGTGGTGACCCTGAGGCGGCATTAGTCACCTTCCAGATACCATCTGAAGCAAAAGCTGCCTATCGAAGTACAGAAGCAGTTTTGAATAATAGATTTATCAAGGTCTTTTGGCACAACAATGTTAACAATAATTCAACTAGTGGAGCCATTGAAAACGTACCTCCAG GAAGTCGTCCATCTGTTAAAGAGAGGCTAGGCGCTACAATTAACCAACCGATaaaaactgaagaaaatgaatatgTTCCCACTCGTCGTGCAACAGAAGAGCCAGTGACGCCAACTGTGATACCTGTGTCACCAAAAGCACCTCCCATACCATCTAGAGAAGACAAAGTATTGGctataaaaaaatctcaagaaATGTTAGCGGCCAAGGAAacgttaaaaaagaaacaggagGAAAAACGGAAGGAAGCTATAAAACTGACTGCAGATCTGCGCAAGAGAAAGCAGGAATTACTTGATAAACAACTTGTTGAAATTCGATCTTTAATAGAACGAGCTGAGAAGAATCCAGACCAAAAAGATGCAATTATGGTAACGATCAAAACTATGCAGCAATCCATTGACAGCTTACGGAAAGATTTGGCCACCAATGGTCAAGTGGGAGCGAATAAGTCTCAAATAAAAACCAGGGAACAAACTCAAAAAGAAATATTAGATGCTGAATTGGATCTAATGACTGCTCAACAAGAGGGTCAAGATTCAGGTGAATTACAAAAGAGATTAAATGATTTGAAAGCACAGGCTGCAGCATTAGGGTTGAATGCAGGACTTGGTGTGGGAAGAGGCGCTAGGCCAACGAAGGTGACACGAGGAAGTCACGTTTTATCTTATCGGGGGAGAGGACGAGGTAGTTTTGCTCATGTTTCTGTCGACCATAGACCAACAAGCCTCCTCATTTCTGGATATGAAAGtgaggagaaggaggaagttTTAGCGCATTTTCAA CAATATGGTGAAATAGTTAATCAAATGGTGGATGATGCTACACCTTCCATCGtcatcaatttcaaatcaagAAAAGAGGCAGAAGTAGCACTGGTAAAGGGACGCACGTTTCAGGACAGATTATTGTCTGTGACCTGGGTAACCGGACACCACCTACATCGCGGAGGTGGAGGAAATGCCAATAGCAATATACCCCAACCAGCTCGTTCAGAACAAGCCCCAGCAACAGCGGATGAGGAACTTGAATTAGAA GGAGCTGCAGAAGCTTTACTTCTGGAGGAAaacgaagaggaggaagacGAGGATGGAGAGCCTCGCAGTTGGAGACGATAG